Proteins found in one Phoenicibacter congonensis genomic segment:
- the rplU gene encoding 50S ribosomal protein L21, producing the protein MYAIVNTGSKQYRVSEGDFINIEKIAGEAGDKVELDTIFVSDNGKIVSDPAKAAATKVVAEIVEQFKDKKVIVFKFKKRKNYQRKVGHRQQLTRVKIVSIGA; encoded by the coding sequence ATGTATGCAATCGTAAATACAGGCTCTAAACAATACAGAGTTAGCGAAGGCGACTTCATCAACATTGAAAAGATTGCAGGAGAAGCCGGCGACAAAGTTGAGTTAGATACAATTTTTGTTTCAGATAATGGAAAAATTGTTTCTGATCCAGCAAAAGCTGCTGCAACGAAGGTAGTTGCTGAAATTGTTGAGCAATTTAAAGACAAAAAAGTAATCGTCTTCAAATTTAAGAAGCGCAAGAATTATCAGCGCAAAGTTGGTCACAGACAACAATTGACACGTGTCAAAATTGTTTCAATTGGCGCATAG
- the rpmA gene encoding 50S ribosomal protein L27: MAHKKGQGSIRNGRDSRAQRLGCKMFGGQEVKTGMIIVRQRGTKFHPGNNVGRGKDDTLFALCDGTIQYTKGDKRKVHVIPAA, translated from the coding sequence ATGGCACACAAGAAAGGACAGGGCTCGATTCGCAACGGTCGCGATTCTAGAGCTCAAAGACTTGGATGCAAAATGTTCGGTGGCCAAGAAGTTAAAACTGGCATGATTATTGTCCGTCAACGTGGAACAAAATTTCATCCAGGCAACAATGTTGGAAGAGGTAAAGACGACACCCTCTTCGCATTGTGCGATGGCACTATTCAATACACTAAGGGCGATAAACGAAAAGTGCACGTCATTCCTGCTGCTTAG